Below is a genomic region from Leifsonia sp. Root112D2.
AGCGCCTGGGCATCCGTATTGATGGCGATGAATTCGACTCCGCGCAGGCCGAGTTCGATCATGCGGTTGACGGCGTTCACGCCGCCACCGCCGATACCGACGACCTTGATTACGGCGAGGTAGTTCTGGTTTGATGACACGTCGGGCCTCCGCTGGAAACTCTCAACCTCAAGTCGAGGATTAAAGTTATGCTCAGTATGCATTTCTTGAGTTCGACGTTAGGTGGCCTTGGGGCAGCATGCCGTAAGGGCTCCCGCGTGTTGGAAAAAGAAATCGCTCAGCGGGTCACGGCATTGTGCGGAGACGAGAGATCGTAGGTCTTCGCGTGGGGCGCCTTCACGAGCAGATCCGCCAGCACCGCCGCTTTCAGTGACGACTGATCGGCGCTGCCCCACACCACCGTTGCCCCGTTGGAGAGCAGGGTGAACGACACATTGTCCGCGGTCGTCGCGGTCGCGGTGTTCACCTTCGCGAGCACCGCGGCGGGCAGCGATTGCAGCACACCGGCCACCGCCGTGAAGCCTGCGCTGCCCTCGGCGGGACCGATCAGCGGATACCCGGCAGGGCGATCGGGAAAAGTGGAGATGACGACGCCGGCAGGGTCGACGACGGTGTATTTCGAGCCCGTCTTGAGCACTCCGACGGGCGCGCGTTCAACGATGTGCACCACCAGTGTCGACGGGGGGTGCACCTCGGTGCTGAAGCTGCGGATGAGAGGAAAGGCCGCGAGCTTGGAGGTGATGGCGCCCTGATCGATGAGCGGCAACGGCCGGCCCAGTTGCGAATCCAGAGCCTGCTTCACGGCGGATGCGTTGACCTTGCTCGTGCCCTGCACGTCGATGGTGCGCAGGGCCATCAGCGGGGAGAAGGAGACCAGCAGCACGCCGAGCACGAGTGCGACAAGAACACCGGCGGCACTGAGCCACACAATGCGCCGGTGCCGGGCTCGCCGGGTGAAACGACGCACCTCGCCGCGCTCGAAACGCTTGCGCTCGCGACGGGCACCCCGCAGTCGGGCGCGGGCCGATCGAGCGTCGGCGGGCCTCTCGGTCCGATCCTGTGTTGTTAGGTCCTGTGTTGCCCGATCCTGTGAGTCCGGCAGGGTGACGCCGGGCAGGGGAATCGGGGCGGTGACGGCATCCGGTTCGCCGCGCTGCGGCCCAGCAGAGCGCTCTGCGCTGGGCCCGGCGGTCTCCTCGCGAGGCGCCCGTGGTTCGGTCGGCGGGTCCTGCCGCACCGGCCGTGAGGGCGCGAGAGTGGGTCGCTTCGCTCGCGCAGACGGATCGAATCCCTGGGGCCGCTTCATCGCCATGCCTGGTTTATCCGCGCACTCGGCGCAGCGAATCGAGCAGCTGCGGCACAATGCGGTACACATCGCCACAGCCGAGGGTGATCACGAAATCGCCGTCGCGTGCGATGGCGGCGGTGTGGTCGGCGGCCTGCTGCCAGTCGCTGATGAACTCGACATGCGATTCATCGGCAAAGCGCTCGGAGACGAGCGCGCCTGTCACTCCGGGTTCAGGGTCTTCGCGCGCACCATAGACGTCGAGCACGACGGTCTCGTCGGCATAGCGCTCAAGGGCGTCGGCGAATTCCTGCGCGAAGAGCCGGGTGCGGCTGTAGAGGTGGGGTTGGTGCACCGCGATGATGCGGCCCGAACCCACGACGGTGCGGGCGGCGGCAAGTGCTGCAGCCACCTCGGTGGGGTGGTGTGCATAGTCGTCGTACACGCTCACGCCGCCGACCGTGCCGTGCAGCTCGAATCGCCGTTGCGTTCCCCCGAAGGTTGCGATGGCATCCACGGTGTCCGCCGCATCAAAACCCAGCCCGACGAGCACGGCGAATGCTCCGGCGGCATTGACGGCGTTGTGCAGGCCGGGCACGCGCATCGTGGCCGTGTAGTCGACGCCTCGCCAGGCCAGACTGAAGGACACCGGGCCGTCGGTGACGACCGAGTGCAGACGCACATCGGCGCTCTCGTACTCGCCGAAGGTGATGACGCGCTTGTCGGGCCGTTCCGCCTTCAGCGCCGCGGTGACGCGCACGGCGCCGGCATCATCGCTGGAAACCACGACGAGCTCGCGTGCGGCCGCCGCGAATTCGACGAAAGCGGCCTCGAACTTCTCCAGCGAACCGTAATGATCCAGGTGGTCGGGGTCGACATTGGTGATCAGGGCGACGGCCGTGTCATACAGCAGAAACGAACCGTCGGATTCGTCCGCCTCTACCACGAACAGCTCGCCGTCACCGTGCGCGGCGCTGACGCCCAGCGATTCGATGACGCCGCCGTTGACAAAACTCGGATCCGCACCGAGGGCCTTCAGCGCGGTGACGATCATGCCCGTCGATGTGGTCTTGCCGTGCGCCCCGGCCACGGCGACCAGGCGTTGCCCGGCGATCAGCCAGGCGAGCGCCTGCGAGCGGTGCAGGATCGGCAGGCCCCGCGCTTTCGCGAGCTGGTACTCCGGGTTGTCCTCCCAGAGGGCTCCCGTGACCACGAGCGAATCGGCGTCTGCGAGATTCGCCGCGTCGTGGCCGATGGCGATTTTCGCTCCCAGCGCTCTCAGCGCCTCGATGTTCGACGAGTCGCGCACATCCGAACCCGTCACCCGGTGACCGGCCGCGATGAACAGGCGTGCGATGCCGCTCATGCCCGATCCGCCGATGCCGACGAAGTGCACCGTGCCGAG
It encodes:
- a CDS encoding FtsQ-type POTRA domain-containing protein codes for the protein MAMKRPQGFDPSARAKRPTLAPSRPVRQDPPTEPRAPREETAGPSAERSAGPQRGEPDAVTAPIPLPGVTLPDSQDRATQDLTTQDRTERPADARSARARLRGARRERKRFERGEVRRFTRRARHRRIVWLSAAGVLVALVLGVLLVSFSPLMALRTIDVQGTSKVNASAVKQALDSQLGRPLPLIDQGAITSKLAAFPLIRSFSTEVHPPSTLVVHIVERAPVGVLKTGSKYTVVDPAGVVISTFPDRPAGYPLIGPAEGSAGFTAVAGVLQSLPAAVLAKVNTATATTADNVSFTLLSNGATVVWGSADQSSLKAAVLADLLVKAPHAKTYDLSSPHNAVTR
- the murC gene encoding UDP-N-acetylmuramate--L-alanine ligase; protein product: MIKPDPSAIIPDDLGTVHFVGIGGSGMSGIARLFIAAGHRVTGSDVRDSSNIEALRALGAKIAIGHDAANLADADSLVVTGALWEDNPEYQLAKARGLPILHRSQALAWLIAGQRLVAVAGAHGKTTSTGMIVTALKALGADPSFVNGGVIESLGVSAAHGDGELFVVEADESDGSFLLYDTAVALITNVDPDHLDHYGSLEKFEAAFVEFAAAARELVVVSSDDAGAVRVTAALKAERPDKRVITFGEYESADVRLHSVVTDGPVSFSLAWRGVDYTATMRVPGLHNAVNAAGAFAVLVGLGFDAADTVDAIATFGGTQRRFELHGTVGGVSVYDDYAHHPTEVAAALAAARTVVGSGRIIAVHQPHLYSRTRLFAQEFADALERYADETVVLDVYGAREDPEPGVTGALVSERFADESHVEFISDWQQAADHTAAIARDGDFVITLGCGDVYRIVPQLLDSLRRVRG